Proteins found in one Macaca nemestrina isolate mMacNem1 chromosome 4, mMacNem.hap1, whole genome shotgun sequence genomic segment:
- the LOC105494236 gene encoding insulin-like growth factor-binding protein 3, with protein sequence MQRARPTLWAAALTVLVLLRGPPVARAGASSAGLGPVVRCEPCDARALAQCAPPPAVCAELVREPGCGCCLTCALSEGQPCGIYTERCGSGLRCQPSPDEARPLQALLDGRGLCVNSSAVSSLRAYLLPAPPAPGNASESEEDRSAGSVESPSVSSTHRVSDPKFHPVHSKIIIIKKGHAKDSQRYKVDYESQSTDTQNFSSESKRETEYGPCRREMEDTLNHLKFLNVLSPRGVHIPNCDKKGFYKKKQCRPSKGRKRGFCWCVDKYGQPLPGYTTKGKEDVQCYSMQSK encoded by the exons ATGCAGCGGGCGCGACCCACGCTCTGGGCCGCTGCGCTAACTGTGCTGGTGCTGCTCCGCGGGCCGCCGGTGGCGAGGGCTGGCGCGAGCTCTGCGGGCTTGGGTCCCGTGGTGCGCTGCGAGCCGTGCGACGCGCGTGCACTGGCCCAGTGCGCGCCTCCGCCCGCCGTGTGCGCCGAGCTGGTGCGCGAGCCGGGCTGCGGCTGCTGCCTGACGTGCGCGCTGAGCGAGGGCCAGCCGTGCGGCATCTACACCGAGCGCTGTGGCTCCGGCCTCCGCTGCCAGCCGTCGCCCGACGAGGCGCGCCCGCTGCAGGCGCTGCTGGACGGCCGCGGGCTCTGCGTCAACTCTAGTGCCGTCAGCAGCCTGCGCGCCTACCTGCTGCCAGCACCGCCCGCTCCAG GAAATGCTAGTGAGTCGGAGGAAGACCGCAGCGCCGGCAGTGTGGAGAGCCCGTCCGTCTCCAGCACGCACCGGGTGTCTGATCCCAAGTTCCACCCCGTCCATTCAAAGATAATCATCATCAAGAAAGGGCATGCTAAAGACAGCCAGCGCTACAAAGTCGACTATGAGTCTCAGAGCACAGATACCCAGAACTTCTCCTCCGAGTCCAAGCGGGAGACAGAATAC GGTCCCTGCCGGAGAGAAATGGAAGACACACTGAATCACCTGAAGTTCCTCAACGTGCTGAGTCCCAGGGGTGTGCACATTCCCAACTGTGACAAGAAGGGATTTTATAAGAAAAAGCAG TGTCGCCCTTCCAAAGGCAGGAAGCGGGGCTTCTGCTGGTGTGTGGATAAGTACGGGCAGCCTCTCCCAGGCTACACCACCAAGGGGAAGGAGGACGTGCAATGCTACAGCATGCAGAGCAAGTAG
- the LOC105494234 gene encoding insulin-like growth factor-binding protein 1 yields MGHRPPPPAQRASAPVCCPRLEMSEVPVARVWLVLLLLTVQVGVTASAPWQCAPCSAEKLALCPPVPASCSEVTRSAGCGCCPMCALPLGAACGVATARCARGLSCRALPGEQQPLHALTRGQGACVQDSDASASNAEAAGSPESPESTEITEEELLDNFHLMAPSEEDHSTLWDAIGTYDSSKAVHVTNVKKWKEPCRIELYRVVESLTKAQETSGEDISKFYLPNCNKNGFYHSRQCETSLAGEERLCWCVYPWNGKRIPGSPEIRGDPNCQTYFNVQN; encoded by the exons ATGGGCCACCGCCCGCCGCCACCAGCCCAGAGAGCCTCGGCTCCTGTCTGCTGCCCGCGCCTGGAGATGTCAGAGGTCCCCGTTGCTCGCGTCTGGCTGGTACTGCTCCTGCTGACTGTCCAGGTCGGCGTGACAGCCAGCGCTCCGTGGCAGTGCGCGCCCTGCTCCGCTGAGAAGCTCGCTCTCTGCCCGCCGGTGCCCGCCTCGTGCTCGGAGGTCACCCGGTCCGCCGGCTGCGGCTGCTGCCCGATGTGCGCCCTGCCTCTGGGCGCCGCGTGCGGCGTGGCCACTGCACGCTGCGCCCGGGGACTCAGTTGCCGCGCGCTGCCGGGGGAGCAGCAACCCCTGCACGCCCTTACCCGCGGCCAAGGCGCCTGCGTGCAGGACTCTGACGCCTCCGCTTCCAATGCCGAGGCTGCAG GGAGCCCTGAAAGCCCAGAGAGCACAGAGATAACTGAGGAGGAGCTCCTGGATAATTTCCATCTGATGGCCCCTTCTGAAGAGGATCATTCCACTCTTTGGGATGCCATCGGTACCTATGATAGCTCGAAGGCTGTCCATGTCACCAACGTCAAAAAATGGAAG GAGCCCTGCCGAATAGAACTCTACAGAGTCGTAGAGAGTTTAACCAAGGCACAGGAGACATCAGGAGAGGACATTTCCAAATTTTACCTGCCAAACTGCAACAAGAATGGATTTTATCACAGCAGACAG TGTGAGACATCCCTGGCTGGAGAGGAGAGGCTCTGCTGGTGCGTCTACCCTTGGAATGGGAAGAGGATCCCAGGGTCTCCAGAGATCAGGGGAGACCCCAACTGCCAGACGTATTTTAATGtacaaaactga